The Buchnera aphidicola (Brachycaudus cardui) genomic sequence GTAATGGATCATTATGAAAATCCTCGTAATGTAGGATCTTTTTCTAATTCTGATACTAATGTAGGAAGTGGATTAGTTGGCGCACCTGCTTGTGGTGATGTTATGAAATTACAAATTAAAGTTAACAATAAAGGAATTATTGAAGATGCTTGTTTTAAAACATATGGTTGTGGTTCTGCTATTGCGTCTAGTTCATTAGTCACTGAATGGGTAAAAGGTAAATCTATCACTGAAGCTGCATCAATTAAAAATACTACCATAGTAGAAGAACTAGAACTTCCACCGGTAAAAATTCATTGTTCTATTTTAGCAGAAGATGCTATTAAAGCAGCTATTGCTGATTATAACAGTAAAAAGAAATAGTTTAGTATTTAGTGTTGAAAGAAATTATTCTTTCAACATTGAATTTAATTTTTTATATTTTATTTAGTATAGGTGATATATATGAACTATTTTACATTATTAAATGTACCACAACAGTTTAATATTGATAAAAAAATACTGACTGAAAATTTTTATAAGTTACAATTAAAATTCCATCCTGATTTATTTATGAATGATTGTTCTTTAAAGAAAAAAATAGTTTTAGAACAATCAATTAAAATCAATAAAGGTTATAAAATTTTAAAACATTCTTCAAGCAGAGCAATATATCTACTATATCTAAATGGTTTTGAAATTAGTAAAGAAACTATTTTATTAAAAAATCAAGATTTTTTAATAAAATACTTTTCTTTATATGAAGAGTTAGATGATTTAAAAAAGAACAATTTTGATAAAACAAAATTAAATATTTTTTTAACTAAAATAGAAAAAAAAATTGAAAATTATAAAATCATGATTGATATTGAATTTAAAAATAATAATTATGACAAGACAGTTCAAATTATATCAAAATTTTTATTTTTTAAAAAAATAAAAACTAATTTAAAAAAAGAAGAAGGTATCTTTTTAGGATATATAAATTAAGGTATAGTATATGGTCGTTACAAAAAAAAATAATAGTGAAAAATTATTTTTAGGTATTGATTTTGGTACTACGTATTCTTTAGCAGCTACTGTAAAAAAAGAAGAAATTATTTTATTATTAGATAATAAAAAACGCTATTTATTGCCATCAATTGTGTCTTATAAAAATAATACTGTATCAGTAGGTTGGGATGCTTTAGAACATGTTATTAAAGATCCTATGAATACTATTACTTCTGTAAAGCGCTTATTAGGTCGTTCTATTGAATTTATAAAAAAAGAATTTCCTATTCTACCATACCTTATAGAGGAAAAAAATGGCAATATTATTTTTCATACAAATACTGGTGTTGTAACTCCTATTGATGTTTCTAGTGAAATATTAAAATGTTTAAAAAAAAGAGCTCTTTTTTTATTTAATCAAGAAATAGATGCAAGCATTATTACAGTTCCAGCGTATTTTGATAATTTTCAAAAAAAAGCTATTAAAGAAGCAGCTCTTTTATCACAAATTAATTTAATAAGATTATTAAATGAACCTACAGCTGCTGCTATTGCATATGGATTAAAAATAAAAAAGAAAGGTATAATTATTGTATACGATTTAGGAGGTGGTACTTTTGATATATCTGTATTAAAACTAAATAAAGAAATATTTGAAGTATTAGCGACTAGTGGAAATTCTAATTTAGGAGGTGATGATTTTGATTACGCTTTAGCTAACTATATTTTTAAAAAATATAATATAGAAAATAAATGCAATATAAAAGATACATGCAATGAATTTTTTCAATGTTCATTATTACAAATTGCAAAAATAACTAAAGTCAAATTAACTATCTATCATAAAGTAGAGATTCAGTTTTTTGGTTGGACAAGTTATATTACTCGTGATGAATTTAATATTATTATTATTGATTTAGTAAAAAAAACTTTATTGATTTGTTCTCAATTACTTGAAGAAATTAATTTATCAGTAGATAAAATAGAAGAAGTTATAATGGTAGGAGGTTCAACTCGTGTACCCTTAGTTTATCAAGAAGTTTTAAACTTTTTTAAAAAACTTCCATTAAGTTCTATTAATCCTGATCAAGTTGTAGCAATAGGTGCTGCAATACAAGCAAATATGCTAATTAATAATAGTTATGTCAAAAATAAAACAATATTATTGGATGTTATGCCGCTTTCTTTAGGTATTGAAGTAATGGGTGGTTTTGTTGAAAAAATAATTTCTAGAAATACTTCAATTCCTATCTCTAAAACTAAAGAGTTTACTACTTATAAAGATAATCAAACTTCTATTATTATACATGTTTTACAAGGTGAAAGAGAATTAGTAAAAGATTGTATTTCATTATCTCGTTTTATTTTAAAAAACATAAAACCTCAAAAAGCAGGAGTTACTCGTATTTTAGTTACATTTGAAGTTGATACAGATGGATTAATTGATGTAAAAGTATTAGATAAATATAGTAATCAACATAAACGTATTCAAATTGATAGTAACATGATATTACAAAATATTAATGTTGCTAAAGTAGTTCAAGATTCATTAGTATATGCTAAAAAGGACTATTTTTTTAGAGTAAAAACAGAAAAAAAAATGGAAGCAATACATATTTTAGATATTTTAAACACTGCTTTGAGAGATAATAAAAGATTAGTTTCAGAAGAAGAATTAAATAAAATAAAACTTCAAAAGAAGAAGTTAGAAAAATCTATTGATGAAGACGATTTTTTTTCTATAAAATTAAATATTAAAAAATTAGAAGATATTAGTAAGAACTTTTTTTCATTGCAACTTAAAAAAACTTTCAGTTCCTTTTCAAATACGAATTATTTAAAGAGAAATAAATAATGCCTAAAATTATATTTTTACCACATAAAATTATATTACCTAATGGTGCTAAATTACAAGCAAAAGAAGGCGAAACTATATTAAATGTTGCATTACGTAATCATATTAAATTAGAACACGCATGTGAACAATCATGTGCTTGTAGTACATGTCATTGTATTATAAGAAAGGGTTTTCTTTCTCTTTCAGGATGGTCTGAAAAAGAAGATGATATTTTAGATAAGGCTTGGGGTCTTGAATCTGAAAGTCGTTTAAGTTGCCAAGCAATTATT encodes the following:
- the hscA gene encoding Fe-S protein assembly chaperone HscA — its product is MVVTKKNNSEKLFLGIDFGTTYSLAATVKKEEIILLLDNKKRYLLPSIVSYKNNTVSVGWDALEHVIKDPMNTITSVKRLLGRSIEFIKKEFPILPYLIEEKNGNIIFHTNTGVVTPIDVSSEILKCLKKRALFLFNQEIDASIITVPAYFDNFQKKAIKEAALLSQINLIRLLNEPTAAAIAYGLKIKKKGIIIVYDLGGGTFDISVLKLNKEIFEVLATSGNSNLGGDDFDYALANYIFKKYNIENKCNIKDTCNEFFQCSLLQIAKITKVKLTIYHKVEIQFFGWTSYITRDEFNIIIIDLVKKTLLICSQLLEEINLSVDKIEEVIMVGGSTRVPLVYQEVLNFFKKLPLSSINPDQVVAIGAAIQANMLINNSYVKNKTILLDVMPLSLGIEVMGGFVEKIISRNTSIPISKTKEFTTYKDNQTSIIIHVLQGERELVKDCISLSRFILKNIKPQKAGVTRILVTFEVDTDGLIDVKVLDKYSNQHKRIQIDSNMILQNINVAKVVQDSLVYAKKDYFFRVKTEKKMEAIHILDILNTALRDNKRLVSEEELNKIKLQKKKLEKSIDEDDFFSIKLNIKKLEDISKNFFSLQLKKTFSSFSNTNYLKRNK
- the hscB gene encoding Fe-S protein assembly co-chaperone HscB; translation: MNYFTLLNVPQQFNIDKKILTENFYKLQLKFHPDLFMNDCSLKKKIVLEQSIKINKGYKILKHSSSRAIYLLYLNGFEISKETILLKNQDFLIKYFSLYEELDDLKKNNFDKTKLNIFLTKIEKKIENYKIMIDIEFKNNNYDKTVQIISKFLFFKKIKTNLKKEEGIFLGYIN
- the iscU gene encoding Fe-S cluster assembly scaffold IscU, which translates into the protein MAYSKKVMDHYENPRNVGSFSNSDTNVGSGLVGAPACGDVMKLQIKVNNKGIIEDACFKTYGCGSAIASSSLVTEWVKGKSITEAASIKNTTIVEELELPPVKIHCSILAEDAIKAAIADYNSKKK
- the fdx gene encoding ISC system 2Fe-2S type ferredoxin; its protein translation is MPKIIFLPHKIILPNGAKLQAKEGETILNVALRNHIKLEHACEQSCACSTCHCIIRKGFLSLSGWSEKEDDILDKAWGLESESRLSCQAIIGNMDIEVEIPLYNINSITEY